DNA from Eucalyptus grandis isolate ANBG69807.140 chromosome 5, ASM1654582v1, whole genome shotgun sequence:
ttccaaatctattatctagccacttttttattttggggaatagaaaaataagttggcgctaccaaacaaatttctattcttttatagAAATCGGGAGAAGTAAAGATGTTACCATGCAGGCCCCTCACGGTTGATTCAGTCTAGGattcgatttctctctctctttgatgcTTGGCACGCCGGCGAAATCGCCTCAACTTCCTCCTCATCTCCACAATATTGAATTTGTACTGGATCAGATTAGATTTACTCTTATCCAAATAATATGCATAGCAATTTGACAATTGTGGTGGTATCCTCCctttttattcaaataatttcCTCGATTAAGCCATGTAAAATAGAACGAACATTCTTGTTACTGTCAAGTTATCCCTTATGATATTTCTTTTAAGTCTTTTGTGTCAAAGTGTCATTATTAATTAATACCATATTTGTGAAGACAACCATGAGTTGCTAAGTACACGTGAAATGACACCGCATCTTTAATGACATTATTGAAAAGAAACTAAATAGGGTCACAATACCATATTTGTGACGACAATCGTGAGTTGCCAAGTATACGTGAAATGACACATTGCATTTTTAATGACGTTGTTGAAAAGAAACTTAATAAGGTCACATTCAAGTATTGACTGAAAGTTTatgcttttttatgagacaagaaagatgaaaattgacGTTTTTGGTGAGacacaataaaaaatttaggttaGAATTGAGACTTGAGttaaaaccatttttttatgagataaaaaatagtttagaCCAAAGCTTGAATCCTAATTATAGTTACCACTTCTTAAGGGAATTGGGCCTAAAATATTTCCATTGTAAAATGTTGCATGGGTTCATAGAAAATCATTATCTCAAAATGCATGCAATAACTAACAAGGAAGACCCTATTATcaaaaatggtttccaaaattttGCATTATGACAGACCAACCATTTCAACTAAAACAACAAAAGTACTTGAAGGAGACAAGATTCTACATCTCACTTGctaaattaacataaaattgaaatactaGATTTCAACCAAAGCTATGGAATTTTACACCTTCCTTGCTAAATTGCCATATGATCAATGTCCAATTATTGTTCATTGACAAGCTAAGCTGCTTTTGatatagaagaagaagataacaaTTCAAGAAGATCCTTCAACTTTGGAGTTCCTCTTTCTGAAAGCCTTAGGCTTGTATCCCTCTTGCAACAGCTTCTCAACTTCCTCGATATGTAACCCCTTGGTTTCCGGCACCAAGAAGTAAATGGCGATGAGCCCGAGAAAGGAAAACCCGGCGAAAAGGAGGAAGGTGCCGGCCGAGCCAAGAACCTCTGTCAAGGTCAAGAACGTCTCGCTCACAACTAAATTCGAGCACCAGTTGGCGACCGCTGCAATCCCTCCTCCAGTGCCTCGATACCTCAGTGGGTAAATCTCTGAATTCACGATCCACGGCGCGGTTCCCATCCCAGGTGAGAAAGAAATGATGTACAGCCCAAGGAAAAGGACGGCGAATATTCCGAACTTGCTTGGACAGCCATTCTCGAACCATATCCGTTGCTCACCTCGGCACACGGCCCTTATTCCTTTGTCAGAAATCAGGCATGCTCCAGGTTGATACTAAATAACCAACGAACAAAATGCACAAGCTTAGCATTTGCATTATAAAAAGGGACAAAAATGCTTGGGACAAATTGCGTGAAAGGAATAATTGAAGCAAACTTTACCTTATTTGTACCATCGGCACAATATGCACAATCAGCTTGTAAGCAAGACATGCAGTTCCATGAGGATGCATCTGGAGCCGACAAATAAGCGGGACATGTAGTGTTTCCACCAAAGTGGCTAGATCCCAACTTACTAACAGCAGGAGCGTGTAGAGACGCTTGCCAAAAGAAGGCGGATAACACAACCAAGCAAGTGATAATGCCAAACATGGAAACGATCATCAACCTTCTCCGTCCATATCTATCGACAAATGCCATGCTCACAAGAGAACCAGCCGCATTGAGGCCGGAAGttatgagagagagagccatAGCGGTCTTGTTCGAAGCAAACCCAGCAAGCTGAACTATCGTCGGACTGTAATACATGACTGTGTTAATTCCCACAAACTGCTGAGCCACTTGAACCGTAATTCCAGCATATA
Protein-coding regions in this window:
- the LOC104431570 gene encoding inositol transporter 4-like, with translation MEGGHTKTDKTELTECWRTTWKTPYIMRLALSAGIGGLLFGYDTGVISGALLYIREDFEEVDKKTWLQETIVSMAVAGAIIGAAVGGWMNDRFGRKISILLADALFFIGAVVMAASVAPWMLIIGRILVGLGVGMASMTAPLYISEASPARIRGALVSTNGFLITGGQFLSYLINLAFTHAPGTWRWMLGVAGLPALVQFILMLFLPESPRWLYRKNKIDEARSILAKIYPADEVEDEMSALQESVEAEKADESIIGESMIAKVKGAWSNQIVRRGLYAGITVQVAQQFVGINTVMYYSPTIVQLAGFASNKTAMALSLITSGLNAAGSLVSMAFVDRYGRRRLMIVSMFGIITCLVVLSAFFWQASLHAPAVSKLGSSHFGGNTTCPAYLSAPDASSWNCMSCLQADCAYCADGTNKYQPGACLISDKGIRAVCRGEQRIWFENGCPSKFGIFAVLFLGLYIISFSPGMGTAPWIVNSEIYPLRYRGTGGGIAAVANWCSNLVVSETFLTLTEVLGSAGTFLLFAGFSFLGLIAIYFLVPETKGLHIEEVEKLLQEGYKPKAFRKRNSKVEGSS